In Pongo pygmaeus isolate AG05252 chromosome 13, NHGRI_mPonPyg2-v2.0_pri, whole genome shotgun sequence, one genomic interval encodes:
- the LOC129044460 gene encoding olfactory receptor 1N1 translates to MENKSSVSEFFLRGILASPEQQQSLFGIFLCMYLVTLTGNLLIILAIGSDLHLHTPMYFFLANLSFVDMGLTSSTVTKMLVNIQTWHHTISYTGCLTQMYFFLMFGDLDSFFLAAMAYDRYVAICRPLYYSTVMSPQVCALMLVLCWVLTNIVALTHTFLMARLSFCVTGEIAHFFCDITPVLKLSCSDTHINEMMVFVLGGTVLIVPFLCIVTSYIHIVPAILRVRTRGGADKAFSTCSSHLCVVCVFYGTLFSAYLCPPSIASEEKDIAAAAMYTIVTPMLNPFIYSLRNKDMKGALKRLFSHRSIVSS, encoded by the coding sequence ATGGAAAACAAATCCAGCGTTTCTGAATTTTTCCTCCGAGGAATATTGGCGTCTCCAGAGCAACAGCAGTCCCTCTTTGGAATTTTCCTGTGTATGTACCTTGTCACCTTGACTGGGAACCTGCTCATCATCCTGGCCATTGGCTCTGACCTgcacctccacacccccatgtactttTTCTTGGCCAACCTGTCTTTTGTTGACATGGGTTTAACGTCCTCCACAGTTACCAAGATGCTGGTGAATATACAGACTTGGCATCACACCATCTCCTATACGGGTTGCCTCAcacaaatgtatttctttctgaTGTTTGGTGATCTAGACAGCTTCTTCCTTGCTGCCATGGCGTATGACCGCTATGTGGCCATTTGCCGCCCCCTCTACTACTCCACAGTCATGAGCCCCCAAGTCTGTGCCCTAATGCTTGTATTGTGCTGGGTCCTCACCAATATCGTTGCCCTGACTCACACGTTCCTCATGGCTCGGTTGTCCTTCTGTGTGACTGGGGAAATTGCTCACTTTTTCTGTGACATCACTCCTGTCCTGAAGCTGTCATGTTCTGACACCCACATCAACGAGATGATGGTTTTTGTCTTGGGAGGCACTGTACTCATTGTCCCCTTTTTATGCATTGTCACCTCCTACATCCATATTGTGCCTGCTATCCTGAGGGTCCGAACCCGTGGTGGGGCGGACAAGGCCTTTTCCACCTGCAGTTCCCACCTCTGCGTTGTTTGTGTGTTCTATGGGACCCTCTTCAGTGCCTACCTGTGTCCTCCCTCCATTGCCTCTGAAGAGAAGGACATTGCAGCAGCTGCAATGTACACCATAGTGACTCCCATGTTGAACCCCTTTATCTATAGCCTAAGGAACAAGGACATGAAGGGGGCCCTAAAGAGGCTCTTCAGTCACAGGAGTATTGTTTCCTCTTAG
- the LOC129044153 gene encoding olfactory receptor 1N2, whose product MGKPGRVNQTTVSDFLLLGLSERPEEQPLLFGIFLSMYLVTMVGNLLIILAISSDPHLHTPMYCFLANLSLTDACFTSASIPKMLANIHTQSQTISYSGCLAQLYFLLMFGGLDNCLLAVMAYDRYVAICQPLHYSTSMSPQLCALMLGVCWVLTNCPALMHTLLLTRVAFCAQKAIPHFYCDPSALLKLACSDTHVNELMIITMGLLFLTVPLLLIVFSYVRIFWAVFGISSPGGRWKAFSTCGSHLTVVLLFYGSLMGVYLLPPSTYSTERESRAAVLYMVIIPMLNPFIYSLRNRDMKEALGKLFGSGKTFFLHLDV is encoded by the coding sequence ATGGGAAAACCAGGCAGAGTGAACCAAACCACTGTTTCAGACTTCCTCCTTCTAGGACTCTCTGAGCGGCCAGAGGAGCAGCCTCTTCTGTTTGGCATCTTCCTCAGCATGTACCTGGTCACCATGGTGGGGAACCTGCTCATTATCCTGGCCATCAGCTCTGACCCACACCTCCATACTCCCATGTACTGCTTTCTGGCCAACCTGTCATTAACTGATGCCTGTTTCACTTCTGCCTCAATCCCCAAAATGCTGGCCAACATTCATACCCAGAGTCAGACCATCTCCTATTCTGGGTGTCTTGCACAGCTATATTTCCTCCTTATGTTTGGTGGCCTTGACAACTGCCTGCTGGCTGTGATGGCATATGACCGCTATGTGGCCATCTGCCAGCCACTCCATTACAGCACATCTATGAGTCCCCAGCTCTGTGCACTAATGCTGGGTGTGTGCTGGGTGCTAACCAACTGTCCTGCCCTGATGCACACACTGTTGCTGACCCGCGTGGCTTTCTGTGCCCAGAAAGCCATCCCCCATTTCTACTGTGATCCCAGTGCTCTCCTGAAGCTTGCCTGCTCAGATACCCATGTAAACGAGCTGATGATCATCACCATGGGCTTGCTGTTCCTCACTGTTCCCCTCCTGCTGATCGTCTTCTCCTATGTCCGCATTTTCTGGGCTGTGTTTGGCATTTCATCTCCTGGAGGGAGATGGAAGGCCTTCTCTACCTGTGGTTCTCATCTCACGGTAGTTCTGCTCTTCTATGGGTCTCTTATGGGTGTGTATTTACTTCCTCCATCAACTTACTCTACAGAGAGGGAAAGTAGGGCTGCTGTTCTCTACATGGTGATTATTCCCATGCTAAACCCATTCATTTATAGCTTGAGGAACAGAGACATGAAGGAGGCTTTGGGTAAACTTTTTGGCAGCGGGAAAACATTCTTTTTACACTTAGATGTCTAG